From the genome of Xiphophorus hellerii strain 12219 chromosome 11, Xiphophorus_hellerii-4.1, whole genome shotgun sequence, one region includes:
- the dlb gene encoding delta-like protein B has product MAHSHLIYLLALTLVHVVWSSGVFELKIHSFHTAQRICRRHRDCHIFFRICLKHPEDVISAEPPCTFGTGHTNVIRADHTSISSSAPIRVPFHFKWPGTFSLIIEAWNAESPTEYTDNQNNLVSRLATRRRLAIGEDWSQDVHFGEQSELRYSYHVYCDEYYFGDGCADYCRPRDDTLGHYTCDEEGNRMCLEGWKGNYCSEPICSADCSEKHGYCEAPGGCTCRMGWQGPSCNECVRYPGCLHGTCSQPWQCNCQEGWGGLFCDQDLNYCTNHKPCGNGATCTNTGQGSYTCTCRPGFGGTNCELETNECDSNPCKNGGSCNDLENDYSCTCPQGFYGKNCEIIAMTCADGPCFNGGTCVETMTGGYTCRCPPSYTGSNCEKKLDRCSNRPCLNGGDCLDLGQSILCRCQPGFTGANCQVNIDDCTSNPCQNAGTCQDGVNDYTCSCTLGYTGKNCSIRSDACGARPCQNGGTCFTHFTGPVCQCPKGFMGPSCEFTLQPSFKPALRQASQPSSTTTVTISCLLVVLVLVLVAGILFLRRRRRRMEGRKQLSDIAVYNDLEAVNNLGGSERDAFLSPNSLFKISNSTARLSLTLCPDGRPGYRHNPVESSLARAERQDFMWRDDAMLGSAPGLR; this is encoded by the exons ATGGCGCATTCACACCTGATATATCTCTTGGCTTTGACCTTGGTGCACGTG GTTTGGTCCTCCGGTGTCTTCGAGTTGAAGATCCACTCCTTCCACACGGCGCAGCGCATCTGCAGAAGACACAGAGACTGTCACATCTTCTTCAGGATTTGCCTAAAACACCCGGAGGATGTGATCTCAGCCGAGCCGCCCTGCACCTTTGGCACCGGCCACACGAACGTAATCCGGGCGGATCACACGTCGATCTCCAGCAGCGCTCCCATCCGAGTCCCCTTCCACTTTAAATGGCCG gGGACTTTTTCATTGATCATCGAAGCCTGGAACGCAGAATCTCCAACAGAGTACACAG ACAACCAAAATAACCTGGTGAGCCGCCTGGCGACCAGGAGGAGGCTGGCTATCGGCGAGGACTGGTCCCAGGACGTGCACTTCGGCGAGCAGAGCGAGCTGCGCTACTCCTACCACGTCTACTGCGACGAGTACTACTTCGGGGACGGCTGCGCGGACTACTGCAGGCCGAGGGACGACACGCTGGGCCACTACACCTGCGACGAGGAGGGCAACCGCATGTGCCTGGAGGGCTGGAAAGGAAACTACTGCTCTGAGC CCATCTGCTCGGCGGATTGCAGCGAGAAGCATGGCTACTGCGAGGCCCCAGGGGGGTGTACATGCCGCATGGGCTGGCAGGGCCCCTCCTGTAATGAATGCGTGCGTTACCCAGGCTGTCTCCATGGGACGTGCAGCCAGCCGTGGCAGTGTAACTGTCAGGAGGGCTGGGGGGGGCTCTTCTGCGACCAGGACCTCAACTACTGCACCAACCACAAGCCATGTGGCAATGGGGCCACCTGCACCAACACGGGTCAGGGCAGCTACACCTGTACGTGTCGGCCCGGCTTTGGAGGCACCAATTGTGAGCTGGAAACCAACGAGTGTGACAGCAACCCCTGCAAAAACGGAGGCAGCTGCAAT GACCTGGAGAACGACTACTCCTGCACCTGTCCACAGGGGTTCTACGGAAAGAACTGTGAGATCATTGCCATGACCTGCGCAGACGGTCCCTGCTTTAATGGCGGAACCTGCGTGGAGACGATGACAGGAGGTTACACATGCCGCTGCCCTCCCAGCTACACCGGCTCCAACTGTGAGAAGAAGTTGGACCGCTGCAGCAACAGGCCTTGTCTGAACG GTGGTGACTGTCTGGACCTCGGCCAGAGTATCTTGTGCCGCTGTCAGCCAGGTTTCACCGGTGCCAACTGCCAGGTCAACATCGACGACTGCACCTCAAATCCCTGCCAAAATGCTGGAACCTGCCAGGATGGTGTGAATGACTACACTTGCTCCTGTACCTTAGGGTACACTGGCAAGAACTGCAGCATCCGCTCTGATGCCTGCGGGGCTCGTCCGTGCCAAAACGGAGGCACTTGCTTCACCCACTTCACTGGGCCTGTATGCCAGTGTCCGAAGGGCTTCATGGGTCCAAGTTGCGAGTTCACACTTCAACCCAGTTTCAAGCCCGCTTTGCGCCAAGCCTCCCAGccctcctccaccaccaccgTCACCATCTCCTGCCTCCTGGTGGTCCTGGTGCTCGTTCTGGTCGCAGGCATCCTTTTCCTGAGGCGGAGAAGAAGGAGGATGGAGGGAAGGAAGCAGCTGAGCGACATTGCGGTCTACAATGACTTGGAGGCGGTCAACAACCTGGGAGGCAGCGAGAGAGATGCTTTCCTCAGTCCTAACAGCCTCTTCAAGATCAGCAACAGCACAGCTCGCCTCAGCCTCACGCTGTGTCCCGATGGCAGACCCGGGTACAGACACAACCCGGTGGAGAGCAGCCTGGCCAGAGCCGAGCGTCAGGACTTCATGTGGAGGGACGACGCCATGCTGGGCTCTGCACCCGGGCTGAGATGA
- the ppp1r14aa gene encoding protein phosphatase 1, regulatory (inhibitor) subunit 14Aa: protein MATDGSGTPPEENDEPVSSDLELSGHIPKRHARVTVKYNRKELQRRLDLEKWIDESMDQLYRGQEADMPEEVNIDDLIDLRTDEERIVKLKELLQSCSNNTETFIKELVAKLVGVHKQEDLQSEGIEHPVVCHSLHRHEPYHFNNPQHHFHQTRGHNQSL from the exons ATGGCAACTGACGGCAGCGGGACACCGCCCGAAGAAAACGACGAGCCGGTTTCATCAGATCTGGAGCTCAGCGGACACATCCCGAAGAGGCACGCCCGGGTCACAGTGAAGTACAACaggaaggagctgcagaggcgGCTGGACTTGGAGAAGTGGATTGACGAGAGCATGGACCAGCTGTACAGGGGCCAG GAGGCCGACATGCCGGAGGAGGTGAACATTGACGACTTGATTGACCTTCGTACTGATGAGGAGCGAATCGTGAAGTTAAAG gaaCTCCTCCAAAGCTGCAGCAACAACACTGAG ACCTTCATCAAGGAGCTGGTGGCAAAGCTGGTGGGGGTCCACAAGCAGGAGGATCTGCAGAGCGAAGGCATCGAGCATCCCGTCGTCTGCCACAGCCTCCACCGCCACGAGCCCTACCACTTCAACAACCCGCAGCACCACTTCCATCAGACGCGAGGCCACAACCAGAGTCTCTGA